The following proteins come from a genomic window of Phacochoerus africanus isolate WHEZ1 chromosome 9, ROS_Pafr_v1, whole genome shotgun sequence:
- the GMNN gene encoding geminin isoform X1, translating to MNPSMKQKQEGIQENVKSSPVPRRTLKMIQPSVAGSLVGRENESVKGLSKRKQWSDQSISKTSGSGVLTVPEHSENKNVGGVTQEAFDLMITENPSSQYWKEVAEKRRKALYETLKENEKLHKEIEQKDNEIARLKKENKELAEVAEHVQYMAAVIERLSDEPLDKFESLDSQEFDSEEETGEDSEVEDSEIGTYDEEVSSSTDAKPST from the exons ATGAATCCCAGTATGAAGCAGAAACAGGAAGGAATCCAAGAGAATGTAAAG AGTAGTCCTGTTCCAAGAAGAACTCTGAAGATGATTCAGCCTTCTGTGGCTGGATCTCTTGTTGGAAGAGAAAATGAG TCGGTTAAAGGCTTGTCCAAAAGGAAACAATGGAGTGACCAGTCAATATCAAAGACTTCCGGCTCTGGAGTTCTTACTGTCCCAGAacatagtgaaaataaaaatgttggagGAGTGACTCAAGAAGCATTTGATCTTATGATTACAG aaaatccaTCCTCTCAATATTGGAAAGAAGTGGCAGAAAAACGGAGGAAGGCTCTCTATGAAACacttaaagaaaatgagaaa CTTCATAAAGAAATTGAACAAAAGGACAATGAAATTGCCCGCCtgaaaaaggagaataaagaatTGGCAGAAGTAGCAGAACATGTGCAGTATATGGCAGCAGTAATAGAG AGACTGAGTGATGAACCTCTGGATAAATTTGAATCACTGGATAGTCAAGAATTTGATTCTGAAGAGGAAACTGGTGAGGATTCTGAAGTAGAAGACTCAGAAATCGGTACGTATGATGAAGAAGTCTCCTCCTCTACAGATGCAAAACCATCTACATGA
- the GMNN gene encoding geminin isoform X2, with protein sequence MGLKQNCFYRQSSPVPRRTLKMIQPSVAGSLVGRENESVKGLSKRKQWSDQSISKTSGSGVLTVPEHSENKNVGGVTQEAFDLMITENPSSQYWKEVAEKRRKALYETLKENEKLHKEIEQKDNEIARLKKENKELAEVAEHVQYMAAVIERLSDEPLDKFESLDSQEFDSEEETGEDSEVEDSEIGTYDEEVSSSTDAKPST encoded by the exons ATGGGGTTGAAGCAAAACTGCTTCTACAGACAG AGTAGTCCTGTTCCAAGAAGAACTCTGAAGATGATTCAGCCTTCTGTGGCTGGATCTCTTGTTGGAAGAGAAAATGAG TCGGTTAAAGGCTTGTCCAAAAGGAAACAATGGAGTGACCAGTCAATATCAAAGACTTCCGGCTCTGGAGTTCTTACTGTCCCAGAacatagtgaaaataaaaatgttggagGAGTGACTCAAGAAGCATTTGATCTTATGATTACAG aaaatccaTCCTCTCAATATTGGAAAGAAGTGGCAGAAAAACGGAGGAAGGCTCTCTATGAAACacttaaagaaaatgagaaa CTTCATAAAGAAATTGAACAAAAGGACAATGAAATTGCCCGCCtgaaaaaggagaataaagaatTGGCAGAAGTAGCAGAACATGTGCAGTATATGGCAGCAGTAATAGAG AGACTGAGTGATGAACCTCTGGATAAATTTGAATCACTGGATAGTCAAGAATTTGATTCTGAAGAGGAAACTGGTGAGGATTCTGAAGTAGAAGACTCAGAAATCGGTACGTATGATGAAGAAGTCTCCTCCTCTACAGATGCAAAACCATCTACATGA
- the ARMH2 gene encoding armadillo-like helical domain-containing protein 2, protein MAKTQPYYVQYWTQVYHYFVGLYHRIQKYCTVIKGFFIKKEEEEHFPPAECIFHKEKMVVLGRALKDKSLAIEQRAQAAYRIGLLAFTGGPTAGTFAAEYMNEVALLLQNYEMAPKIKILLLQSVASWCYLNPDNQRRAIRLQFIPILVDLFETRLKSTVKSEINSNLLVKFWTCYVLSVMTCNNLPCMKALKECSTLKYHLQTLAAENWSGWPENFAEVLYFLIGFHRN, encoded by the exons ATGGCGAAGACCCAGCCTTATTATGTGCAATATTGGACTCAAGTTTATCACTATTTCGTGGGGCTGTATCACCGTATCCAGAAATATTGCACTGTCATTAAGGGCTTTTTCAttaagaaggaggaggaagaacattTCCCTCCAGCTGAGTGtatttttcacaaagaaaaaatggTGGTGCTCGGCCGTGCATTGAAGGATAAATCTCTAGCCATTGAACAGAGAGCTCAAGCTGCCTATAGAATTGGACTGTTGGCCTTCACAG GAGGACCAACCGCTGGAACATTTGCAGCTGAGTACATGAACGAAGTAGCTCTCTTGTTGCAAAATTATGAGATGGCACCAAAAATAAAGATCTTGCTGCTCCAGAGTGTTGCATCTTGGTGTTACTTAAACCCTGACAACCAGAGAAGAGCCATACGTTTGCAGTTTATTCCTATTCTCGTTGATCTCTTTGAAACCAGACTCAAGTCCACCGTGAAAAGTGAAATCAACAGCAACCTCCTGGTTAAATTTTGGACTTGCTACGTTCTGTCTGTCATGACATGCAATAACTTGCCTTGTATGAAGGCGCTTAAAGAATGCAGTACTCTAAAATATCACTTACAAACGTTGGCCGCTGAGAATTGGTCTGGATGGCCTGAGAATTTTGCAGAGGTGCTGTATTTCCTCATTGGTTTTCACAGGAATTAA